A genomic segment from Osmerus mordax isolate fOsmMor3 chromosome 5, fOsmMor3.pri, whole genome shotgun sequence encodes:
- the LOC136942765 gene encoding uncharacterized protein: MESFTHLRKPAIRSCSLGDTVTRSHTFHTVTQTKDQSQEEEGSPRQRRITVESYVPQSKDQNGNLAGKGSDRQGDRCFEEFSTEEVCQWFISIGLPKCLPFIKEKALSGADVASVDVNTLEVLHISSLEEREQLLSAIYREIHPPSSTSQKLDSLLETLGPNNIESFTAALVSMSKSKSSPQVNCLNMNRCSVKLRNRSHNYLVQKNSQLIEITINASERIVHLRTPKETSVGKVVESCTRMLNMTEDKDLFTLKEEQGSSEGLSPGLQIGSLATHVTRQLELYLCKKEKPKSIDIQGPKINNDCENAVNQNLQVSLPGKEEKIKALNQQVDSLQHVILQVQELHQGLVAFCSELKSTEGEVALVELNSAELEARLEEAQGRLRDKRQSLQALRDATTHAAAHGSGRSEVRLLDKMKTNCQVFMEEISLVHLNRQVAHLQTALQDCQDKGLLLRFRGDILSGSHA, encoded by the exons ATGGAGAGCTTCACACACCTGCGG AAGCCAGCGATCCGCTCCTGCAGTCTGGGAGACACGGTGACCCGCAGCCACACCTTCCACACCGTGACCCAGACTAAGGACCAATCacaagaggaggaagggtcGCCTCGACAACGACGCATAACCGTTG AGTCGTACGTGCCCCAGTCCAAGGACCAGAATGGAAACTTAGCTGGGAAG ggctcagacaggcagggagacagatgtTTTGAGGAGTTCAGCACGGAGGAAGTCTGCCAGTGGTTCATCAGCATTGGCCTTCCCAAATGCCTCCCTTTCATCAAAG AGAAAGCTCTGTCTGGAGCAGACGTTGCGTCTGTGGATGTCAACACCCTGGAGGTCCTCCACATCtcctccctggaggagagagagcagctcctgtCAGCCATCTACAGGGAGATTCACCCTCCCAGCTCCACGTCCCAGAAACTCGACTCCCTGCTGG AAACCTTAGGGCCTAATAACATAGAGAGCTTCACTGCAGCTTTAGTGTCTATGAGCAAGTCCAAATCCTCACCGCAGGTCAACTGCCTCAACATGAACCGCTGTTCAGTCAAGCTCAG AAACAGAAGCCACAATTATCTGGTGCAGAAGAACTCTCAACTAATAGAGATCACCATTAATG CCTCAGAGAGAATCGTCCATCTCAGGACCCCCAAGGAGACCTCGGTGGGCAAGGTAGTTGAGTCGTGCACCAGGATGCTGAACATGACAGAAGACAAGGACCTCTTCACCCTGAAAGAGGAGCAag GTTCTTCTGAAGGGCTTTCACCAGGTCTACAGATCGGTAGTTTGGCAACACATGTGACGAGGCAGCTGGAGCTGTACCTGTGTAAAAAG GAGAAACCCAAATCCATAGACATCCAAGGCCCTAAAATAAACAACGACTGTGAGAATGCTGTCAATCAAAACCTCCAAGTGAGCCTTCCAGGTAAAGAAGAAAAGATCAAAGCGCTGAACCAGCAGGTGGACTCCCTCCAACATGTCATCCTCCAG GTCCAGGAGCTCCACCAGGGTCTGGTGGCGTTCTGCTCAGAGCTGAAGAGCACGGAGGGAGAGGTGGCGCTGGTGGAGCTGAACTCTGCTGAGCTGGAGGCCAGGCTAGAGGAGGCGCAGGGCCGCCTCAGAGACAAGAGACAGAGTCTGCAAGCTCTCAGAGACGCCACGACCCACGCAGCGGCTCACGGGAGCGG GCGATCGGAAGTCCGTCTCCTGGACAAGATGAAGACAAACTGCCAGGTGTTTATGGAGGAGATCTCCCTGGTTCACCTGAACAGACAGGTGGCTCACCTCCAGACCGCCCTGCAGGACTGCCAAGATAAG GGGCTTCTGCTGCGTTTCCGTGGAGATATCCTGTCTGGCTCTCATGCCTGA